A stretch of the Capsicum annuum cultivar UCD-10X-F1 chromosome 10, UCD10Xv1.1, whole genome shotgun sequence genome encodes the following:
- the LOC107845506 gene encoding phosphatidylglycerophosphate phosphatase PTPMT1-like isoform X3, translating into MYNNSGHLFETTVGQCQKFILLGAVPFPADVPRLKALGVAGVVTLNEPYESLVSTSLYFDHGINHLVIPTRDYLFAPSDGDIDRAIEFIHGNAFCGKTTYVHCKAGRGRSTTIVICYLVKHKDMTPEAAYDYVRSIRPRVLLASSQWQAIQEYYARVKNSDSDICGDDNSSEEFDFPTQKEIAAFDDGSVVLVSESDLDGYDENVESGLTRNEVLVDLNLACRGVQVARQAAVSRLSLFWLRYHSTQKMSTKKLGGIGIDIHVY; encoded by the exons ATGTATAATAATTCAGGTCATCTTTTTGAAACAACAGTTGGTCAATGTCAGAAA TTCATACTGTTAGGAGCTGTTCCATTTCCTGCTGATGTCCCTCGCTTGAAGGCTCTAGGTGTGGCTGGAGTGGTTACCTTGAACGAACCATATGAGTCTTTGGTCTCAACATCATTATATTTT GATCATGGCATCAATCACTTGGTGATTCCTACCAGAGACTATCTTTTTGCACCATCAGATGGAGATATCGACCGAGCTATAGAATTCATCCACG GTAATGCATTTTGTGGTAAGACAACATACGTCCACTGTAAGGCCGGTCGTGGCCGTAGTACAACCATTGTCATCTGCTACCTG GTCAAGCACAAGGACATGACGCCTGAGGCTGCTTATGATTACGTCAGATCCATCAGACCAAGGGTGTTGTTGGCCTCCTCTCAGTGGCAG GCTATTCAAGAATACTATGCAAGAGTTAAAAATAGTGATAGTGATATCTGTGGAGATGATAATTCATCGGAAGAATTTGACTTTCCAACACAAAAAGAAATTGCTGCCTTTGATGATGGTTCAGTTGTTCTAGTCTCCGAATCTGACCTTGATGGGTATGATGAAAACGTTGAGTCAGGTCTAACACGTAATGAAGTGTTAGTGGATTTAAACCTTGCGTGTAGAGGAGTTCAGGTTGCTCGCCAGGCAGCAGTTTCCCGGCTTTCACTCTTCTGGCTTCGCTATCATTCGACCCAAAAAATGTCAACGAAGAAGCTGGGAGGTATTGGCATTGACATCCATGTTTACTGA
- the LOC107845506 gene encoding phosphatidylglycerophosphate phosphatase PTPMT2-like isoform X2 — translation MYIEELKEGGVVNKEDQFCDDTCQGSLAVLDTKRALVGAGARVLFYPTLLYNVMRNKIQNEFRWWDRVDKFILLGAVPFPADVPRLKALGVAGVVTLNEPYESLVSTSLYFDHGINHLVIPTRDYLFAPSDGDIDRAIEFIHGNAFCGKTTYVHCKAGRGRSTTIVICYLVKHKDMTPEAAYDYVRSIRPRVLLASSQWQAIQEYYARVKNSDSDICGDDNSSEEFDFPTQKEIAAFDDGSVVLVSESDLDGYDENVESGLTRNEVLVDLNLACRGVQVARQAAVSRLSLFWLRYHSTQKMSTKKLGGIGIDIHVY, via the exons ATGTACATTGAAGAATTGAAGGAGGGGGGAGTAGTAAACAAGGAGGATCAGTTTTGTGATGATACTTGTCAAGGTTCATTGGCTGTTTTGGACACGAAGAGGGCTTTGGTCGGAGCAGGGGCTCGTGTGCTTTTTTATCCCACATTGCTGTATAATGTTATGAGAAACAAGATACAGAATGAGTTCAGATGGTGGGATAGGGTTGATAAG TTCATACTGTTAGGAGCTGTTCCATTTCCTGCTGATGTCCCTCGCTTGAAGGCTCTAGGTGTGGCTGGAGTGGTTACCTTGAACGAACCATATGAGTCTTTGGTCTCAACATCATTATATTTT GATCATGGCATCAATCACTTGGTGATTCCTACCAGAGACTATCTTTTTGCACCATCAGATGGAGATATCGACCGAGCTATAGAATTCATCCACG GTAATGCATTTTGTGGTAAGACAACATACGTCCACTGTAAGGCCGGTCGTGGCCGTAGTACAACCATTGTCATCTGCTACCTG GTCAAGCACAAGGACATGACGCCTGAGGCTGCTTATGATTACGTCAGATCCATCAGACCAAGGGTGTTGTTGGCCTCCTCTCAGTGGCAG GCTATTCAAGAATACTATGCAAGAGTTAAAAATAGTGATAGTGATATCTGTGGAGATGATAATTCATCGGAAGAATTTGACTTTCCAACACAAAAAGAAATTGCTGCCTTTGATGATGGTTCAGTTGTTCTAGTCTCCGAATCTGACCTTGATGGGTATGATGAAAACGTTGAGTCAGGTCTAACACGTAATGAAGTGTTAGTGGATTTAAACCTTGCGTGTAGAGGAGTTCAGGTTGCTCGCCAGGCAGCAGTTTCCCGGCTTTCACTCTTCTGGCTTCGCTATCATTCGACCCAAAAAATGTCAACGAAGAAGCTGGGAGGTATTGGCATTGACATCCATGTTTACTGA
- the LOC107845506 gene encoding phosphatidylglycerophosphate phosphatase PTPMT2-like isoform X1, with protein MYIEELKEGGVVNKEDQFCDDTCQGSLAVLDTKRALVGAGARVLFYPTLLYNVMRNKIQNEFRWWDRVDKFSIFQFILLGAVPFPADVPRLKALGVAGVVTLNEPYESLVSTSLYFDHGINHLVIPTRDYLFAPSDGDIDRAIEFIHGNAFCGKTTYVHCKAGRGRSTTIVICYLVKHKDMTPEAAYDYVRSIRPRVLLASSQWQAIQEYYARVKNSDSDICGDDNSSEEFDFPTQKEIAAFDDGSVVLVSESDLDGYDENVESGLTRNEVLVDLNLACRGVQVARQAAVSRLSLFWLRYHSTQKMSTKKLGGIGIDIHVY; from the exons ATGTACATTGAAGAATTGAAGGAGGGGGGAGTAGTAAACAAGGAGGATCAGTTTTGTGATGATACTTGTCAAGGTTCATTGGCTGTTTTGGACACGAAGAGGGCTTTGGTCGGAGCAGGGGCTCGTGTGCTTTTTTATCCCACATTGCTGTATAATGTTATGAGAAACAAGATACAGAATGAGTTCAGATGGTGGGATAGGGTTGATAAG TTTTCTATTTTTCAGTTCATACTGTTAGGAGCTGTTCCATTTCCTGCTGATGTCCCTCGCTTGAAGGCTCTAGGTGTGGCTGGAGTGGTTACCTTGAACGAACCATATGAGTCTTTGGTCTCAACATCATTATATTTT GATCATGGCATCAATCACTTGGTGATTCCTACCAGAGACTATCTTTTTGCACCATCAGATGGAGATATCGACCGAGCTATAGAATTCATCCACG GTAATGCATTTTGTGGTAAGACAACATACGTCCACTGTAAGGCCGGTCGTGGCCGTAGTACAACCATTGTCATCTGCTACCTG GTCAAGCACAAGGACATGACGCCTGAGGCTGCTTATGATTACGTCAGATCCATCAGACCAAGGGTGTTGTTGGCCTCCTCTCAGTGGCAG GCTATTCAAGAATACTATGCAAGAGTTAAAAATAGTGATAGTGATATCTGTGGAGATGATAATTCATCGGAAGAATTTGACTTTCCAACACAAAAAGAAATTGCTGCCTTTGATGATGGTTCAGTTGTTCTAGTCTCCGAATCTGACCTTGATGGGTATGATGAAAACGTTGAGTCAGGTCTAACACGTAATGAAGTGTTAGTGGATTTAAACCTTGCGTGTAGAGGAGTTCAGGTTGCTCGCCAGGCAGCAGTTTCCCGGCTTTCACTCTTCTGGCTTCGCTATCATTCGACCCAAAAAATGTCAACGAAGAAGCTGGGAGGTATTGGCATTGACATCCATGTTTACTGA